The Mangrovimonas cancribranchiae nucleotide sequence AATAAACACAAAGAAGCATAACCAACTAAATAACAATTAGTTAAAAAAAAGCCTAAAGAGAAATCTTTAGGCTTAAAACACAAATTATGGTTATTATTTTAGATTTTAAATGTCATTACTGGTAATATGGAATGGTTAGCAATATCTTCAGATATACTGCCTTCAAAAAAGTGTGCAATACCAGTTCTACCATGTGTTGCTACAGCAACTAAATCGGCTTTTATACTATTTGCATGATTTAAAACACCTGCCTCGACTGTATAGTCAGACACAAAACTAGTATCTTCCATTCCATCTGTATTTCCATTGGCCTCAGCTAAGAAGTTAGATACTTTCTGGCGCATTTCGGTTGAATTTAAAAAGCTCCCTGGCGTATTTACATACACTAAATGTACCTTAGCTCCCATGCCTTCTAATTTACTTGACGCTTTTTTGTATATATCGATAGATTCTTCTGAAAAATCGGTTGCAAATAACACATTTTTAAAAGCTGTTGATTCTAGTTTGTTTTTTAACACTAGTACAGGAGTTTCTGAGTGTCTTACAACTTTCTCTGTATTTGAGCCAATAAATATTTCGGCCAAACCACTTGTACCTTGAGATCCCATAACAATTAAATCGGCATCGTGTTCTTGGGCTACATCATTAACCTCGCTAAACACTTTAAAGTGTTTAACTATAGGAGTTACATTAACGTCTTGTAAATAATCACGCTCTAAAAACTCTTCAAATCGTTTTTCTGCTAGTTTAAGATAAAAAACAGCTTCTTCACTTTGTGCTGCACTTCCTTTTGTTAAAACGGCTTCCGATAGTTCTAGCATATGTAAAGCTAATACTTCACCATCGTTTTGTTTGGCCATTACAGCAGCTGCTTCTAAGGCGTATTCTGAATATTTAGAGAAATCTATAGGAACAATAATTTTTTTCATTTTTTTTGATTTTAGTATTTTTTAGTATTGTTTTTTGTAGGGCTTAAATTACGATTTTTTGCATTACCCAACAAAGAAGGTTTTAGTTTATTAAATTGTCATAGAAAACAACGGCTTATCAGGTTGCCTTCGTTGTAACAAAACATCAAAAGCCATAGAAATATTACGCACAAAAGGTTGGCCTTTTTTAGTGACTTTTAGACTTTCTGATTCTATAATTAACAAGCCATCTTTTACCATCTCTTCTAATTTAACTAAAGTATCATTTAAAGCTTCAAATTTTAAGTTTTCAGATTTCCAAGATGTTTTATTATGGCACATTAAGTTTAAAATGTGTTGTCTTATTACTAAATCTTCATGGTTTAAAATATGCCCCTTAAAAACGGGGATAATATGTTCTTCTATTAAATGATAATATTCTTCTAAACCTTTTACATTTTGGGCGAAACCATACCAACTATCACTTATAGATGATACACCTAAGCCTATCATCATTTGCGTTTTTGATGCGGTATACCCCATAAAATTTCGGTG carries:
- a CDS encoding universal stress protein, which codes for MKKIIVPIDFSKYSEYALEAAAVMAKQNDGEVLALHMLELSEAVLTKGSAAQSEEAVFYLKLAEKRFEEFLERDYLQDVNVTPIVKHFKVFSEVNDVAQEHDADLIVMGSQGTSGLAEIFIGSNTEKVVRHSETPVLVLKNKLESTAFKNVLFATDFSEESIDIYKKASSKLEGMGAKVHLVYVNTPGSFLNSTEMRQKVSNFLAEANGNTDGMEDTSFVSDYTVEAGVLNHANSIKADLVAVATHGRTGIAHFFEGSISEDIANHSILPVMTFKI